The following DNA comes from Balaenoptera ricei isolate mBalRic1 chromosome 7, mBalRic1.hap2, whole genome shotgun sequence.
ttaacaGAACATAGGCATCTTGGAATTCACATTTCTGACCTTTTGATATATTAACAAAGTATGGAAAGATATACCCTCTATCAAACTTCATGCCTTCAATAATTTCTAATTCATCATTCAGTGTTTTTCCATCCTTTACTGTGATAACGCCCTTTCTTCCAACCTTTTTCATCGCATCAGAAATGATGTTGCTGATTTCTTTGTCTCCATTTGCAGAAATAGTAGCAACCTGGGCGATCTCTTCTGGGGTTGTCACAGGTTTAGACTGCTTCTTAAGTTCAGCAATTACAGCAtcaacagctaacatcacaccTCTCCTGATTTCCACTGGATTAGCACCTTTGCTAATCTTCTCAAAGCCTTCCTTGGCAATGGAGCGTGCCAGTACGGTAGCAGTAGTGGTGCCATCCCCAGCCTCTTCGTTTGTGTTATTGGCAACATCTTGAACAAGTTTCGCGccaatgtttttatatttatcttttaagtcAATGGACTTTGCAACAGTCACACCATCTTTTGTCACTTTGGGACTTCCCCAACTCTGTTCAATAATCACCGTCCTTCCCTTTGGCCCCATAGTAATGGCTACAGCATCAGCTAAAAGGTCTACACCTTGAAGCATTAAGGCTCGGGCATCTGCACCAAATTTTACATCTTTGGCATAAGCCCGAGTGAGATGAGGAGCCAGTGCCCTGGACACTGGCCTAATCTGGCGAAGGACTGCGGGCAATCGAAGCATTTCTGGGGCAGCAGCACAGCTTGTGGGTGACGAGACAGGCCGTCGGCAGCGAGTGAGGGCTCGGTTATCTTTGAAAGAAAGAGAT
Coding sequences within:
- the LOC132368909 gene encoding 60 kDa heat shock protein, mitochondrial-like, with the protein product MLRLPAVLRQIRPVSRALAPHLTRAYAKDVKFGADARALMLQGVDLLADAVAITMGPKGRTVIIEQSWGSPKVTKDGVTVAKSIDLKDKYKNIGAKLVQDVANNTNEEAGDGTTTATVLARSIAKEGFEKISKGANPVEIRRGVMLAVDAVIAELKKQSKPVTTPEEIAQVATISANGDKEISNIISDAMKKVGRKGVITVKDGKTLNDELEIIEGMKFDRGYIFPYFVNISKGQKCEFQDAYVLLSEKKISSVQSIVPALEIANAHRKPLVIIAEDVDGEALSTLVLNRLKVGLQVVAVKAAGFGDNRKNQLKDMAIATGGAVFGEEGLTLNLEDVQLHDLGKVGEVIVTKDDVMLLKGKGDKAQIEKRIQEIIEQLDITTSEYEKEKLNERLAKLSDGVAVLKVGGTSDVEVNEKKDRVTDALNATRAAVEEGIVLGGGCALLRCLPALDSITPANEDQKIGIEII